The segment CTGAAAGGCAGGGCTGGTCTATATTCTGGCCCCATTTCACAAATATGGAAATAAGAAGTTGGTAGAGGCCTGGAAAAAAGGGCATGGGCTATAGTTTTACAGTTCTCTTCACTTACCTTTATgttggcttctctttcttttttccttttcttttcttttctttttttttttttttttcagagctggggaccgaacccagggccttgctcttttttccttttcttcctccatttctctccctctctcatttcttccctccctccctccttctctctctctctctctctctctctctctctctctctctttctttctttctttcaactaaAAGTCCCCATCTCTTTATAGCCCACACCAACAGGCTGACTGGGAGGAACCTCCTGCAGTACATTGTCCCTTCCCTCTCAGGTCTTGACACTTGATCCTGGTCTTATACTTTTACCTCTTCTCAATAGCCGGGGCAACAAAGACCCCCTGTCCAGTCCTGGGGGTCCCGGATCTCGGAGGAGCAATTATAACTTAGGTACGTAATGAATGGCAGAAGGAAGAACTTGCATGACGGAATTAGAGTTCGGCCTCCAACCCTAGGAGCTTCTTCGGGGAAATCTGTCAGGTATCGTGGGCTTGTTGCTCTGGCCCTCGGGGAGGCTTACTTCTCTGCTTTTCTGTGTAGAAGGCATTTCCGTAAAGATGTTCCTTCGTGGCCGTCCCATCACCATGTACATTCCGTCTGGCATTCGAAGCCTTGAGGAGCTGCCCAGTGGCCCACCCTCGGAGACCCTGAGCCTTGACTGGGTGTATCCTATTCTGTTCCATGGGCAGTACTGCTTCCCACAATGGGTCCCCCTTCCTTCTTTAcagtttctttctgtgtgtgtgggggacaAGGACTCCTGTGAATCATCCCCTACCATCCCAATGGGGATGGTAATGCCAAGTGGGAGCTTCACCATTTTCTTGGTCCATTCTTAGTCTTCCTATCCTTGGTCTGGCCCTTTCCTTGACCACGATTCCCAACACAGTTATGGGTATAGGGGTCGTGACTCTCGCTCTAATCTATTTGTGCTGCGCTCTGGGGAGGTGGTCTACTTTATTGCCTGTGTAGTGGTGCTGTACCGACCTGGGGGAGGCCCAGGGGGTCCTGGAGGTGGCGGCCAGAGACACTACCGGGGTCATACAGACTGCGTTCGATGGTGAGGGTTTGGAGTCTGGGGCTGGTAGGCTTGACAAGGAGAGGGTATGGCTACGGGTGGAAGGGTAGAAGGTTAGAAGTTGCCTTGCTGCTTCTTAAGCAGGGAAAACATGTCTTGGGTGGTCTTGAGAGAGACACCTTTCCTAGAGTTCTCCTCCCCTTACTTAGCCTTGCTGTTCACCCCGATGGTGTCCGTGTAGCCTCAGGACAGACAGCTGGAGTGGACAAGGATGGAAAGGTAATGTCAACACAGAATATTGAACAAATAGGATGAGATAACAGGTCAATTTTTCTTCACAGTTCTGACCCCTTCTCTTCTACTAGCCCCTGCAGCCCGTGGTTCATATCTGGGACTCAGAGACACTTCAAAAACTGCAGGAGATTGGACTGGGTGCCTTTGAGCGTGGCGTGGGGGCCTTGGCTTTTTCAGCAGCGGTGAGCTGGGCTCAAAGCTTCGAGAtctctatttttttgtttgtttgttgttgttgttgtttgtgagacagggttcctctatgtgtagttctggctgtcccaGAGGTCAgtttgtacaccaggctggccttgaaatcagagatccacttgcctctgcctcccaagttctgggattaaaaatgtgtgccaccacacatggctgcttgtgttttgagacagggtctcatgtacctTCAGCTGGCCTCTCTAACTCAGTATGTAGACGAAGGTggttttgaactcttgatccttccGTCTCTACCCACCAGTTCTTATAGGTTTGTGCCCCCATATTTAGGTAGACCCTTATTCTTGCTCAGAACACCACTCTTTGATTTTACCAGGAAGCCTGGAGAAGGTCTGGTGTTCTGGGCTCACACAGCCAGTTCTCCTGAGGGAGACCAGTCAACTTCTTTTGCCTTTCCAACCTGTGATAGAATCTCGGTCTAATGTCCAGACCTCTGGAACTCACAGTGCTGGGTCTCATCCTCAGGATCAAGGTGCTTTTCTTTGTGTGGTGGATGATTCCAACGAGCACATGCTGTCTGTGTGGGACTGTAGCCGGGGAGTGAAGCTGGCTGAGATCAAGGTGAGGAGCCTAGGTGGCTTGATGGTTTCTGAATCTGGGGTAGGGTGGGAGTGGTGGAATACAGACAGTCCCAGGTTTACTTACATATATACGTACACTTTCTTACTCAGGCAAACTCAGTTCTCTCAGcttttgtttctccatctgtgcATTGGGAGCTACAGAAGTTCTAGTGGGGActacagttttttgtttgtttgtttttgttttgtttttcttttttcttttttcgtcttttcgaagctggggaccgaacccaggaccttgtgcttgctaggcaagcgctctaccactgagctaaatccccaaccccgggactaCAGTTTTTTAGGGGATCAGCTTTTTCCCCCCTTGCAGTGTTGAGGGTCAAACCAGGGCCTTAAATATGCCAGGTAAGGCATTCTACTATTGCTCTCTACCTTCAGCCATCAATGAGAGCCTTGGAGGAAGAATTACCTTGGGGTCTCAGGACTTTTCAGACCAGCTGTTAGGAAGCAGATTGAGTTACAGAGTAGACTTTCGAGGcacaagcctataatcccagctcctcCGGAGACTGAGCAGAAGGAAAGAAGGCTGAGGATGTAGCCCAATAGTATGTGTTCACAGCACACACAAGGCCCTAAACTCAATCTCAATATGGCAAATGGAAAAGGATGGGCGTAGgtgtgcacgcctttaatcccagcactcaggaggcagaggcaggtggagctctgtgagttcaaggtcaacctggtctacggAGCAAGTgtgttccaagatagccagggatacagagaagccctgtctcagaaaaacaaaaacaaacaattgaGGAGCCGAGCCCTGGGTGCAGTGGTTCATGACTATGGTTCCGGCACCTGAAAAGCTGGCGCAGGATGAATACTGAGAGTTCTAGGCAGGATGGGCTATACAGTAAGCTGTCTCAACAAAGAACAGCAAATCAAAACCCGAAAAAAGTCACTTGTGCTGGTGCATAACTATGAATTTAGCACTtggggagtggaggcaggagaatcagaagttcaaagttcaTCCTCAGCTGGCTACATTGGCAGCTCTAGGACAACCAGAGGTATATGAACCAGTCACAAGGAGCAAACCTAAGCAGGGtgtgggggtgcacacctttaatcctaccacttgaggcagaggcacgtggatctctgattttgagaccagcctggtctacaaagtgaattccaggacagccaggatcacacagagaaaccctgtttcaaagaaagaaagaaagaaagaaagaaagaaagaaagaaagaaagaaagaaagagagaaagaaagagagaaagaaggaaagaaagggagaaaggaagaaagaaagagaaaggaaggaaagaaagaaaggcatcaAAGACAATGGTGTTCAGGACTTAGGGTGGCTGAATCAAGtgtcttcctttcttcagagTACAAATGACTCAGTCCTCGCTGTTGGCTTCAGCCCTCGTGACAGCAGCTGTATTGTCACCAGTGGAAAATCTCATGTCCACTTTTGGAACTGGAGTGGTGGAACAGGGGTTCCTGGGAATGGGATCCTCGCCCGGAAGCAGGGTGTTTTTGGGGTGAGGTGTGGATGGCTGGGGCAGTGGAGAGGGAAGTGGGCTGAGTACTGCAGACTCAAATGCGCCCCAGCACCCCCACCTGTCCTATGAAATCTGTAGATTCTATAATTGTCCTATGATACCTGTTCTTTGCCCTCTCCAGAAATACAAGAAACCCAAGTTTATCCCTTGCTTTGTGTTCCTCCCTGATGGAAACATCCTCACTGGGGACTCCGAGGGGAACATTCTTACCTGGGGTCGAAGTGTCTCTGATTCCAAGACCCCAGGCAGGGGTGGGGCCAAAGGTACGTGGTTAGGGCTAGCATTTAGGATGTTTGTATCTCAGAAAGTCTGTGGGAACAGAGCAGAGGGTTTCCTTTTACCTTGAGAACTAATGAACTCCCTGGGGGGCTGGTCTAGAAAGGTGGGAGCCCATAACAGTAAAGGAGAGAGGCCAGGAATTTGAGTTTGTTAAAATCTCAGGCTCAAAGCTCAGGTCAAAGATTTTTCATTTTTGCCTCTGTTGCTATAAACTGAAAGTCATGAGGCTTAGAGAGTTCTGTGGGTGCTCAGTAGCTGGAATTATTCTGCATTGCGATGCTCTAAGCTGTTCCTTTCCCTACTGACTGGACTCTGCGAGCATGACTTACCTGGACTTTACCAACAGAGACCTACACAATCGTGGCCCAGGCCCATGCTCACGAGGGGTCCATCTTTGCCCTGTGTCTCCGACGGGATGGGACAGTGCTGAGTGGTGGTGGGCGGGACCGACGGCTGGTACAGTGGGGGCCAGGGTTGGTGGCCCTCCAGGAAGCTGAGGTGAGAGGGGCTGGGGTcaaggaagggatggggagaggaatggCCAGTATGCTTTTGACGTTCTGTTATTACTCTGTAGATTCCAGAACACTTTGGAGCTGTGAGGGCCATTGCTGAAGGGCTTGGCTCTGAGCTGCTGGTGGGAACCACCAAGAATGCATTACTGAGGGGAGATCTggctcagggcttctctcctgttatCCAGGTTTGGAAGCCAAAAGCCAGGGGAAGTAGGGAAGGGAGTTTGGGGGAAGAGCAGCAGTAACTATGTTCTGTTGCAGGGCCACACTGATGAGCTCTGGGGGCTGTGTACGCATCCCTTCCAGAACCGCTTCCTCACCTGTGGCCATGACCGGCAGCTCTGCCTGTGGGATGGGGAAGGCCATGCACTGGCCTGGAGCATGGACCTGAAGGTGGAGTCCTTAGTCTATCGTGCTACACCTGCTCTGACTCCCTAACATTGCCTTTCCTTCTGTGCCTGGGACAACCGACTGTATGGTTACAGGCTGTTCAGATATGAATTCTGTATAGACTGGGAAAAGCGACACCTGGGCACTGCCGCTGCCTCAGGCCTCATTTTGGTTCAGCAGCTAAATAGTTCATCTGTAGCACGGCTAGGTGTTTTCAGTGTCTTCCCCTTCCTAGGCTCTATCTCTGGTTGAGGTTTCTAAGATGACAAAGTGTCCACCCAGACAACTTCTCTTACTGGAAAGCCATCTTCTTTCATTAACCTTTATCTTTAATTAACATTTACTACATACATATCAGTTTTGACTGTGACCCAGGCCCTTTCCTTCCCTAACCCCCCTGACCACTGTCCTTTGAATCATGTCTCTAGTGTTTCCTGCTCTACTCTCATGTGTTCTCCTACtgccctccccccctcccccccaatccCTTGAAGCCTGTCTCCTTATCTCACAGGCCCCTTAGAAATACAATTTCTTGAATTCACCTTCTTTTTCCCCAGGAGACGGGTTTATGTGCTGACTTCCACCCAAGTGGGGCAGTTGTGGTCGTAGGACTGAACACAGGGAGGTGAGAGAATACCAGATCTCCTgtgaagaaaagtggggaagtcTAGGAAGGATTCTTGTGAACAGGGGAAGGGACAAGAGATGACCAAGGCAAACTAAAGGGTTGAGCCACACCTTTTCATGTTCTGGTGCTTCTCTGAGCCCAGGTCTCCCCTCCCCTGTTGTCACCAAGTCTTCCTCACCTATACTCTTCAGTCTGGCAGGGAGCAAAAATGGGGTGGCAGCCCAGGATGGGGAAGCAGTGGGACTGGGAGGGGTGGATGTGGGCGGGCAAACAGGGAAGTGACAGGCTTACTGACTCCACAAGGTTTCTGTGGTTGGCCTGGTCTGCAGTTTCTGACTTCTTTCCCAGGAGGCATCGGAAACCCCTCAGCTCTTATAGGCCCTTAGCCTCTTCCCATTCCCCAGCCTAAGGATGCAGTGGTGGACACCACAGCCTTTTTGATGTTCTTTGTCTCCTCGCTGAGTCTTTGCTCAAAGCCTTCCTGGGGTGGGCTCACATCCTGCCCTcttgcttccttcccttctccctttcagGTGGTTGGTTTTGGACACAGAGACTAGAGAGATTGTGTCTGACGTCACTGATGGCAATGAACAGCTCTCAGTTGTCCGGTATAGCCCAGGTGGGAGCCATCCTTCCCCCCTACCCCCCGGGCCTGGGTCCTGCTCTGGCAGCCCAGGTGGGAGCCATCCCACCCCGGGCCTGGGTCCTGCTTTGGCTCTTCTTTGTCTGAATACATCTCTTTGTAGATGGGTTGTACCTGGCTATCGGCTCCCATGACAACATGATCTACATCTATAGTGTTTCCAGTTGTGGCACAAAGTCCAGCCGCTTTGGCAGATGTATGGTAAGGATGCTGGGGTGGAAGGTGGGATTTGTTAACTGGGGGCACGGTAACAGGGGTTTGATGGCATTAAGGGCGGCTTGTCTGGGGATGGGAGATGGTAGCCATCTTGTCAAATGCTTGACTCTTGTTCCCCAGGGGCACTCCAGTTTTATCACTCACCTTGACTGGTCCAAGGATGGGAATTTCATCATGTCCAATTCTGGGGATTATGAGATTCTTTACTGTGAGTGGCAGGGAGATGgggataatttaaatttttttttcatcaggCTGGTTTAGAATTCTTTATGTGGTCCATGCTGTTTTTGCATTTGTCATCCTCCTAATTATGCCTCCTAAGAGATTATGTGGGGGCCGACAGGAGGCTTCTAGTCAGGAGGGATGATGGTATTGGAGGAACATTAAGCAGAGGGGCTAATGTGGAGGGAAATGGAATTGGAATTGTACACATAGGAACAATCCAGTAAGTAGGTAAACTACACTTTCACACTGTCTCTTTTCCAACAAGAACTCAAGGGAGTTGAAAAATGGACCAGGCattgtggtgcatgcctttaattcctgaacttgagaggcagaggtaggtggctagatttctgtgagttcaaggccagcctgatctacatagtgagttccaggccagccaaggctacataggaAGACTGTGCCTCAAAATACAACATTAAGGAAAAAGAATGATGCACTAAGAAGACTTTGCTTTGGGATAGCTTCTTAGGGCAAGTGTATGGGGATGGGGTACTTTATTTAAGAAGGAGAAGCTGATGAGAAACTGTCAGTACTTTATCCAGAGTTTGAGGCAGGAATGGAAAGTTCCAGGGATGCCTAGGCTAGCTTctctgtttctgagacagggttcccTCTGtcacctggctgtcctggaactcactttgtagacaagaGTGGCTCTCAACTCAGAGATTGGTCTGCCTCTCTAGTactcagattaaaggcatgtaccactatgcaGGGCTAGCTCAaagccaaaccaaatcaaacagcTTCAGTGTGAACTTAGGAAGCACACAATGGGGGTCATAATGGACACTGTACCTATGATCAGTTCACATTCTCTGAGGGAAGAGTGACAGCTGAGTAGGGACAATTTCCACCTAGGGGATGTGGCTGGAGGCTGCAAGCTGCTAAGGAATCGCTACGAAAGCAGAGACCGTGAGTGGGCCACCTATACCTGTGTGCTGGGCTTCCACGTCTATGGTGAGCCAGAATCCGGATCCCTTTAGGAGGGCTGGGGAAACAAGGAGGAACCCATTCCGGGCTCAGAATACTGGGTGTGTGCCACCCTCTGGGTGGGGGTCATGGCGGCAAATCCAGGTCAGGCGGCCCCTTGGGACTGGAAGGATTGTCTGGATCACACAGTGGCAACCTGAAAACACTGCAGCTCTAGGTTGTGGGTAGCAGCCTGGCTCAGGCTACCTGTTGTGTTAGGTGTGTGGCCTGATGGCTCTGACGGGACAGACATCAACTCCCTTTGCCGCTCCCACAATGAACGGGTGGTGGCCGTGGCAGACGACTTCTGCAAAGTACACCTCTTTCAGTACCCATGCGCTCGAGCCAAGGTGAGGCCTCGGGACCACTGGGCCCAGGAGGGTAGGTTTGGGACCCTGCCATTGCTgcaactgtttctttttttctcatctaGGCTCCAAGTCGTATGTACTCAGGCCATGGCAGCCATGTGACTAGTGTCCGGTTCACACACGACGACTCATTCCTTGTCTCCTTAGGTGGCAAGGATGCTAGCATCTTTCAGTGGCGAGTGCTGGGGGCAGGGAGCTCTGGACCCGCTCCTGCCACGCCATCTAGaactccctctctgtcccctgcCTCCTCCCTGGACGTGTGATTGATGCCGGAAGGTCTTGTCCTTCTGGTACTGTGGTCTGGCCCCACCCTGGCCAAAACCCCTAGGACCAAGGACAGTCTTTTCCTGGGCTGGCTTTTTCTTTGACTTAATACATTCCCAATTGCGCATTTTCCTGGAGGGGTGAACCACCCCATTGCACACAATAACAGACTTGCTGGTTGAGCCGGGCAATTCAACTCTGACACTCTGCCCGGTGAGgggcaataaaaagaaaaaagtcactgCCTGGTACTTCTGTGCGGCGGGTCCCTCAGGGGCCCAGTTGTgttagaatgaaagaaaaaagtgcagggcgggaagagaaaagggagctCAGACCAAATATGCAAATAACAGGCAAAGCGGCTTGCAAATAACTTTAAGATGCGTGAGGGCGCGCGCGCGCCCGCCCTAGGCGCCACCGTCGGAGTTGCTAGGACCCATAGTGCAAAGAGTTAATTCTAGCTCCCCCACCGCCCTCGAGGGCGGGGTCGAGCTGTAACGGAAATAACCGAGCGCGGGGCCGCGGCTGAGCGAAAGGAGCCGAGTTCCTTCCGGAAGTGGCCGATCGGTGGGGTCTTGCTCTCCGACCTGAGCCGAGAGCTGGGCCTTGTTCTCCGGATCGGCCGAAGGTGTTCCGGAAGGAGGCGAACCCGGACGCGGGCAGGGCAAACCTTCCCAGCGGTTGGCACCACACGACGTCTGCTGGGACTCGGTGAGGACGCTAGGAGCCGGAACCTGACTCCGGTCAGGCAGGAACCGAGCTCGTTCCGGAAGAAGGCGAGCAGACCGGAGCCGGCCTCGGTATCCCGGCGTGAGGCTATAGCAGCGTTGTCGTCGCGCGGGCAGTGATGAACCGCGACGGCTGAGTGAGCAGAGGTGCCGGCTGCTCGGGCCCCATCGACACTTCCGCGAAGCGTCAG is part of the Rattus norvegicus strain BN/NHsdMcwi chromosome 1, GRCr8, whole genome shotgun sequence genome and harbors:
- the Eml3 gene encoding echinoderm microtubule-associated protein-like 3 isoform X1 → MDGTAGPGEGPAHETLQTLSQRLRVQEEEMELVKAALAEALRLLRLHGPTTTLQGSGISAPTRNSSITVPPGLPPTCSPSLVSRGTQTEGGLEMEPISGPPGLSNGPPALQGGSEEPSGTQSEGGCSSSSGAGSPGPPGILRPVQPLQRSDTPRRNSSSSSSPSERPRQKLSRKAASSANLLLRSGSTESRGNKDPLSSPGGPGSRRSNYNLEGISVKMFLRGRPITMYIPSGIRSLEELPSGPPSETLSLDWVYGYRGRDSRSNLFVLRSGEVVYFIACVVVLYRPGGGPGGPGGGGQRHYRGHTDCVRCLAVHPDGVRVASGQTAGVDKDGKPLQPVVHIWDSETLQKLQEIGLGAFERGVGALAFSAADQGAFLCVVDDSNEHMLSVWDCSRGVKLAEIKSTNDSVLAVGFSPRDSSCIVTSGKSHVHFWNWSGGTGVPGNGILARKQGVFGKYKKPKFIPCFVFLPDGNILTGDSEGNILTWGRSVSDSKTPGRGGAKETYTIVAQAHAHEGSIFALCLRRDGTVLSGGGRDRRLVQWGPGLVALQEAEIPEHFGAVRAIAEGLGSELLVGTTKNALLRGDLAQGFSPVIQGHTDELWGLCTHPFQNRFLTCGHDRQLCLWDGEGHALAWSMDLKETGLCADFHPSGAVVVVGLNTGRWLVLDTETREIVSDVTDGNEQLSVVRYSPDGLYLAIGSHDNMIYIYSVSSCGTKSSRFGRCMGHSSFITHLDWSKDGNFIMSNSGDYEILYWDVAGGCKLLRNRYESRDREWATYTCVLGFHVYGVWPDGSDGTDINSLCRSHNERVVAVADDFCKVHLFQYPCARAKAPSRMYSGHGSHVTSVRFTHDDSFLVSLGGKDASIFQWRVLGAGSSGPAPATPSRTPSLSPASSLDV
- the Eml3 gene encoding echinoderm microtubule-associated protein-like 3 isoform X2 → MDGTAGPGEGPAHETLQTLSQRLRVQEEEMELVKAALAEALRLLRLHGPTTTLQGSGISAPTRNSSITVPPGLPPTCSPSLVSRGTQTEGGLEMEPISGPPGLSNGPPALQGGSEEPSGTQSEGGCSSSSGAGSPGPPGILRPVQPLQRSDTPRRNSSSSSSPSERPRQKLSRKAASSANLLLRSGSTESRGNKDPLSSPGGPGSRRSNYNLEGISVKMFLRGRPITMYIPSGIRSLEELPSGPPSETLSLDWVYGYRGRDSRSNLFVLRSGEVVYFIACVVVLYRPGGGPGGPGGGGQRHYRGHTDCVRCLAVHPDGVRVASGQTAGVDKDGKPLQPVVHIWDSETLQKLQEIGLGAFERGVGALAFSAADQGAFLCVVDDSNEHMLSVWDCSRGVKLAEIKKYKKPKFIPCFVFLPDGNILTGDSEGNILTWGRSVSDSKTPGRGGAKETYTIVAQAHAHEGSIFALCLRRDGTVLSGGGRDRRLVQWGPGLVALQEAEIPEHFGAVRAIAEGLGSELLVGTTKNALLRGDLAQGFSPVIQGHTDELWGLCTHPFQNRFLTCGHDRQLCLWDGEGHALAWSMDLKETGLCADFHPSGAVVVVGLNTGRWLVLDTETREIVSDVTDGNEQLSVVRYSPDGLYLAIGSHDNMIYIYSVSSCGTKSSRFGRCMGHSSFITHLDWSKDGNFIMSNSGDYEILYWDVAGGCKLLRNRYESRDREWATYTCVLGFHVYGVWPDGSDGTDINSLCRSHNERVVAVADDFCKVHLFQYPCARAKAPSRMYSGHGSHVTSVRFTHDDSFLVSLGGKDASIFQWRVLGAGSSGPAPATPSRTPSLSPASSLDV
- the Eml3 gene encoding echinoderm microtubule-associated protein-like 3; protein product: MDGTAGPGEGPAHETLQTLSQRLRVQEEEMELVKAALAEALRLLRLHGPTTTLQGSGISAPTRNSITVPPGLPPTCSPSLVSRGTQTEGGLEMEPISGPPGLSNGPPALQGGSEEPSGTQSEGGCSSSSGAGSPGPPGILRPVQPLQRSDTPRRNSSSSSSPSERPRQKLSRKAASSANLLLRSGSTESRGNKDPLSSPGGPGSRRSNYNLEGISVKMFLRGRPITMYIPSGIRSLEELPSGPPSETLSLDWVYGYRGRDSRSNLFVLRSGEVVYFIACVVVLYRPGGGPGGPGGGGQRHYRGHTDCVRCLAVHPDGVRVASGQTAGVDKDGKPLQPVVHIWDSETLQKLQEIGLGAFERGVGALAFSAADQGAFLCVVDDSNEHMLSVWDCSRGVKLAEIKSTNDSVLAVGFSPRDSSCIVTSGKSHVHFWNWSGGTGVPGNGILARKQGVFGKYKKPKFIPCFVFLPDGNILTGDSEGNILTWGRSVSDSKTPGRGGAKETYTIVAQAHAHEGSIFALCLRRDGTVLSGGGRDRRLVQWGPGLVALQEAEIPEHFGAVRAIAEGLGSELLVGTTKNALLRGDLAQGFSPVIQGHTDELWGLCTHPFQNRFLTCGHDRQLCLWDGEGHALAWSMDLKETGLCADFHPSGAVVVVGLNTGRWLVLDTETREIVSDVTDGNEQLSVVRYSPDGLYLAIGSHDNMIYIYSVSSCGTKSSRFGRCMGHSSFITHLDWSKDGNFIMSNSGDYEILYWDVAGGCKLLRNRYESRDREWATYTCVLGFHVYGVWPDGSDGTDINSLCRSHNERVVAVADDFCKVHLFQYPCARAKAPSRMYSGHGSHVTSVRFTHDDSFLVSLGGKDASIFQWRVLGAGSSGPAPATPSRTPSLSPASSLDV